One part of the Chryseobacterium sp. 7 genome encodes these proteins:
- a CDS encoding helix-turn-helix transcriptional regulator, which produces MNTLRNGEYFGDTNQIVNLEGLTITDTEYTHPYVDWHYHENAYFTFLLQGNMTEGNKKEVYSCSAGTLLYHHWEDPHYNIKPDIFTRGFHIELTQSWFDRFDIQKNKVEGSFNIKDPALKLLVYQMFKETKTHNISFELSVNQLLLHLFSQLTHQKQNMERKPLWVGQINEILHESFTESLSLTELSKTLNIHPIHLSRDFHKYFHCNLGEYLRKLKLNKSLELLTLSNSLTDIALECGFSDQSHFIRCFKENIGITPLKYRNLLKNH; this is translated from the coding sequence ATGAATACTCTTCGTAACGGCGAATATTTTGGAGACACCAATCAAATAGTCAATCTTGAAGGATTGACGATCACTGATACGGAGTATACGCATCCTTACGTAGACTGGCATTATCATGAAAATGCATATTTCACTTTTCTTCTTCAGGGCAATATGACGGAAGGAAACAAAAAAGAAGTCTATAGCTGCTCTGCTGGAACATTATTGTATCATCATTGGGAAGATCCACATTACAATATTAAACCTGATATTTTTACAAGAGGCTTTCATATCGAGCTCACTCAAAGCTGGTTTGACCGGTTTGATATTCAGAAAAATAAAGTAGAAGGAAGTTTTAATATAAAAGATCCTGCCCTGAAACTTCTGGTTTATCAGATGTTCAAGGAAACCAAAACGCATAACATTTCGTTTGAACTGTCCGTCAATCAGTTGTTATTACATCTTTTCAGCCAATTAACCCATCAAAAGCAAAATATGGAAAGAAAACCTTTGTGGGTAGGTCAGATCAATGAAATTTTACATGAAAGTTTTACAGAAAGTCTCAGTCTTACGGAACTTTCCAAAACACTGAACATCCATCCTATTCATCTCAGCAGGGATTTTCACAAGTATTTCCATTGCAATCTGGGCGAATACCTCAGAAAATTAAAACTCAACAAATCTCTTGAACTGCTCACTTTATCCAATTCTTTAACGGATATCGCTTTGGAATGCGGTTTTTCAGATCAAAGTCATTTTATCCGTTGTTTCAAAGAAAACATAGGAATTACGCCTCTGAAATACAGAAATCTCCTCAAAAATCATTAA
- a CDS encoding SDR family NAD(P)-dependent oxidoreductase, translating into METKKVWFVTGASKGLGFELVKKLLSEGFQVAATSRTVESLISTIGETSENFLPLSVNITDNNDIKSAIAKTVDHFGRIDVVVNNAGYGQIGTLEELTDEEARENYAVNVFGTLNVIRNAMPYLREQRSGNIFNISSVGGYSANFPGWGIYCSTKFAVAGFTEALAEEVKDFGVHATVVYPGYFRTDFLTKDSVKTPSNPIQAYEAARNSEQAHLNEINGNQPNDPEKAADVLIQISKEKNPPVHLLLGVGTLEFLNNKIDILQKDAEKWESLTVSTAI; encoded by the coding sequence ATGGAAACAAAAAAAGTATGGTTCGTGACAGGAGCTTCAAAAGGCTTAGGATTCGAGTTGGTAAAAAAATTACTGTCCGAAGGATTTCAGGTTGCTGCTACAAGCCGTACCGTTGAATCCCTGATCTCCACAATCGGAGAAACTTCAGAAAACTTCCTTCCACTCAGCGTCAACATTACAGATAATAACGACATCAAATCTGCCATCGCAAAAACAGTTGACCATTTTGGACGAATTGATGTGGTGGTCAACAATGCAGGTTATGGGCAAATCGGAACGCTGGAAGAACTTACCGATGAAGAAGCAAGAGAAAATTATGCTGTGAACGTTTTCGGAACATTGAATGTGATCAGAAATGCCATGCCCTATCTTCGTGAGCAAAGATCAGGAAACATCTTCAATATTTCTTCTGTGGGCGGCTATTCTGCTAATTTTCCGGGCTGGGGAATCTATTGTTCTACAAAATTTGCTGTTGCCGGATTTACAGAAGCACTTGCTGAAGAAGTAAAAGATTTCGGAGTGCATGCTACTGTTGTTTATCCGGGATATTTCCGTACAGATTTTTTAACTAAAGATTCGGTAAAGACACCATCTAACCCTATTCAGGCTTATGAAGCAGCAAGAAATTCGGAACAGGCTCACCTTAATGAAATTAATGGAAATCAGCCTAATGATCCTGAAAAAGCAGCTGATGTGCTGATTCAGATCAGTAAAGAGAAAAATCCTCCAGTGCATTTGTTATTGGGTGTAGGAACCCTGGAATTTCTGAATAACAAAATTGATATTTTACAAAAAGACGCTGAGAAATGGGAAAGTCTTACTGTTTCTACTGCAATTTAA
- a CDS encoding helix-turn-helix domain-containing protein translates to MKQPVHFNSISDFHVFCGLPNPEHPLISVIDYSKVRYVVDNEELKWIQNFYSIGLKKNVTPKFNYGQQQYDFDSGVLCFVSPQQYLSLEINPDVEVEPTGFLLLIHPDFLWNTSLTRKIKSYDFFSYQVKEALFLSDKEEKILVDIFKNIEREYQTNTDRFTQELIIAQIELLLVYSDRFYERQFFTRKKSSHELLYKFEDILSQYFESGNLLEKGIPSVKTIAEQMNISPNYLGTLLRLHTQQNTQQHIQNKLIDSAKERLSTTSLSVSEIAYELGFEHPQSFSKLFKQKTSQSPGEFRKLFN, encoded by the coding sequence ATGAAACAGCCTGTTCATTTTAACTCTATTTCAGATTTTCATGTTTTTTGTGGTCTTCCTAATCCTGAACATCCGTTGATCAGCGTGATAGACTACAGTAAAGTCCGTTATGTTGTAGACAATGAGGAACTGAAATGGATTCAGAATTTTTATTCAATTGGTTTGAAAAAGAATGTCACTCCAAAGTTCAATTACGGGCAGCAGCAGTATGATTTTGATTCAGGAGTGCTATGCTTTGTTTCACCACAGCAATATTTAAGTCTCGAAATCAATCCTGATGTTGAAGTAGAACCTACCGGATTTTTATTGCTGATTCACCCTGATTTTCTGTGGAATACTTCATTAACCCGAAAGATAAAATCCTATGATTTTTTCAGTTATCAGGTTAAAGAGGCACTTTTCCTTTCTGATAAAGAAGAGAAAATTCTTGTTGATATTTTTAAAAATATTGAACGTGAATATCAGACCAACACTGATAGATTCACGCAGGAGCTGATCATTGCCCAGATTGAACTATTACTGGTTTACTCTGACCGTTTTTATGAACGTCAGTTTTTTACCAGAAAGAAGTCTAGTCACGAATTGCTGTATAAATTTGAGGACATCCTTTCCCAATATTTTGAAAGTGGAAATCTTCTTGAAAAAGGTATTCCATCGGTAAAAACTATCGCCGAACAGATGAATATTTCTCCCAATTATCTGGGAACACTTTTACGGCTTCATACCCAGCAAAACACACAGCAGCATATTCAGAATAAACTCATTGATTCTGCCAAAGAACGTTTGAGCACCACGAGTTTATCTGTAAGCGAAATTGCTTATGAACTAGGATTCGAACATCCACAATCTTTCAGTAAACTCTTTAAACAGAAAACCAGTCAGTCTCCGGGAGAATTCAGAAAGCTATTTAATTAA
- a CDS encoding serine hydrolase domain-containing protein, translating to MKPILLLIFIFSFYFYQGQSKNIIDVEKIENPIQKKYSGKIVFLTQNTALENLKDSDFLSSLVFQENGDLGIHAFFDNSLVNYLHQLEPSWTADELLKKGNYQFSFYVDGKLIYKENLNTGAGTSDQKKFKTTLQIPLLSSKNEDSWGRYLWMRFYMAHNGIDALTAGNHILKIEIRPYLNTSTIKTGSVIAEGQINLTVSSQNIPEQQIALQPIQSNSGWKVSQEKINTETIRNLNKKIAENRFKNITGIVIIKEGKLLLEEYFNGSGRDSLQDTRSVGKSFSSALTGIAIKDGYLKSENQNLKEFYDLKPFKNYASQKDNVTIKSLLTMSSGFDGNDENYESPGNEENMYPTENWIKFILDLPMTENTIGKNWSYFTAGVVLTGDILDKKVPQGLEKYADKKLFQPLGITNYKWQFTPQQKPSLAGGLRMRVIDFAKFGQLYKNHGTWDGKTILTKDWIKKSFTNYFTDNPDFEGYGYLFWRKVYIVGNNRYEAFQSSGNGGNKIIIFTEIPVVIVITAQAYNKPYAHQQSEKIVQDYLLPALNMGNK from the coding sequence ATGAAACCTATCCTATTATTGATCTTTATTTTCTCATTTTATTTTTATCAGGGGCAAAGTAAAAATATAATCGATGTCGAGAAAATTGAGAATCCAATTCAGAAAAAATACTCTGGGAAAATCGTTTTTCTTACCCAAAATACAGCGTTGGAAAATTTGAAAGATTCAGACTTTCTCAGCTCATTGGTGTTTCAGGAAAATGGAGATCTGGGGATTCATGCTTTCTTTGACAATTCTCTTGTCAACTATCTTCATCAGCTTGAACCCAGCTGGACTGCTGATGAATTGCTTAAAAAAGGAAATTATCAATTCTCATTTTATGTAGACGGAAAGCTGATCTATAAAGAAAACCTCAATACGGGAGCGGGCACTTCGGATCAAAAAAAATTCAAAACGACATTACAGATTCCTCTTCTCAGCAGTAAAAATGAAGATTCATGGGGAAGGTATTTATGGATGCGTTTTTATATGGCTCATAACGGAATTGATGCGCTTACAGCTGGAAATCACATTTTGAAAATTGAAATCCGGCCTTATCTTAATACTTCCACGATCAAAACAGGATCTGTTATCGCAGAAGGACAAATTAATCTTACTGTTTCTTCTCAAAATATTCCGGAGCAGCAAATTGCACTTCAACCCATTCAATCTAATAGCGGATGGAAGGTTTCTCAAGAAAAAATCAATACAGAAACCATCAGAAATCTGAATAAGAAAATTGCAGAAAACAGGTTCAAAAATATAACCGGAATAGTCATTATAAAGGAAGGAAAATTACTTCTTGAAGAATATTTCAACGGATCCGGAAGAGACTCCTTGCAGGACACCCGTTCAGTAGGAAAGTCTTTTTCTTCAGCTTTAACCGGAATCGCGATCAAAGATGGATATTTAAAGAGTGAAAACCAAAATCTGAAGGAATTTTATGACCTGAAACCCTTTAAAAATTATGCTTCTCAAAAAGACAATGTCACGATAAAAAGCTTATTGACAATGAGCTCAGGATTCGACGGAAACGATGAAAATTATGAATCTCCCGGAAATGAAGAAAATATGTATCCGACTGAAAACTGGATCAAGTTTATATTAGATCTGCCCATGACAGAGAATACAATAGGAAAAAACTGGAGTTATTTCACTGCCGGAGTTGTATTAACAGGAGATATTTTAGATAAAAAAGTTCCACAAGGTTTGGAAAAATATGCTGATAAGAAGTTATTTCAACCTCTTGGAATCACTAATTATAAATGGCAGTTTACACCACAGCAAAAGCCTTCCCTGGCAGGAGGATTACGGATGAGGGTAATTGATTTTGCAAAATTCGGACAGTTATATAAAAATCATGGGACATGGGATGGAAAAACTATATTGACCAAAGATTGGATTAAGAAATCTTTCACCAATTATTTCACAGATAATCCTGATTTTGAAGGATATGGATATTTATTCTGGAGAAAGGTTTACATAGTGGGAAACAACCGTTATGAAGCTTTCCAATCCAGTGGAAATGGGGGAAACAAAATCATTATTTTCACCGAAATACCAGTTGTCATAGTGATTACTGCACAAGCTTACAACAAACCTTATGCACACCAGCAATCTGAAAAAATAGTACAGGATTATCTTTTACCCGCCTTAAATATGGGTAATAAGTAA
- the rimM gene encoding ribosome maturation factor RimM (Essential for efficient processing of 16S rRNA), protein MRKEDCYFLGKITRRHGLAGNVILKLDTDQPELYNKLESIFVEINGLLVPFFIEKSSWSKLDALNLAFKNSSEAMVDQVLGKSVYLPLASLPKLSGKQFYYHEIIGFEILDQHDNNCGVIRSVNDQTAQVYFITNLDGKEVVIPMIKDWILEIDREERTIKMELPEGLIDVFLVPSKKDE, encoded by the coding sequence ATGCGTAAAGAAGATTGCTATTTTTTAGGTAAAATCACACGCAGACACGGACTTGCGGGTAACGTAATCCTTAAACTGGATACCGATCAACCCGAGCTTTACAATAAATTGGAATCAATATTCGTTGAAATCAACGGATTATTGGTTCCATTTTTTATTGAAAAATCATCATGGAGTAAACTTGATGCTCTGAATCTTGCATTCAAAAACTCTTCTGAGGCTATGGTAGACCAGGTATTGGGTAAAAGTGTTTACCTTCCGCTTGCTTCTTTACCTAAACTTTCAGGAAAACAATTCTACTACCACGAAATCATCGGATTTGAAATCTTAGATCAACATGATAACAACTGTGGTGTGATCAGATCTGTAAATGATCAGACGGCACAAGTGTATTTCATTACCAATCTGGATGGAAAAGAAGTGGTAATTCCTATGATCAAAGACTGGATTCTGGAAATTGACAGGGAAGAAAGAACAATCAAAATGGAACTTCCTGAAGGTCTTATTGATGTGTTTTTGGTTCCATCTAAGAAAGACGAATAG
- a CDS encoding 30S ribosomal protein S16: MSVKIRLQRHGKKGKPFFHIVVADSRARRDGRFIEKLGTYNPITNPATIELNVDSAVQWLNNGAQPTDTARAILSYKGALYKKHLQGGVAKGAFDEAEAEKRFNAWVEAKDSKVQGKVEGLATAKADAKKAALEAEVKVNEARVAAAAQAEADAKAAEEAANAPAEEVVAEATEGEAPAAETEENTEA, encoded by the coding sequence ATGTCAGTAAAAATCAGATTACAAAGACACGGTAAAAAAGGAAAACCTTTTTTCCACATCGTGGTTGCAGATTCTAGAGCTAGAAGAGATGGTAGATTCATCGAAAAACTAGGAACTTACAACCCAATTACTAACCCGGCAACTATCGAATTGAACGTTGATTCTGCTGTACAGTGGTTAAACAACGGTGCTCAGCCTACTGATACTGCTAGAGCTATTCTATCTTACAAAGGTGCTCTTTACAAAAAACACTTACAAGGTGGTGTAGCTAAAGGTGCTTTTGACGAAGCTGAAGCTGAAAAAAGATTCAATGCTTGGGTAGAAGCTAAAGATTCTAAAGTACAAGGTAAAGTAGAAGGTTTAGCAACTGCTAAAGCTGATGCTAAGAAAGCTGCTTTAGAAGCTGAAGTAAAAGTAAACGAAGCTAGAGTTGCTGCTGCTGCACAAGCTGAAGCTGATGCTAAGGCTGCTGAAGAAGCTGCTAACGCACCTGCTGAAGAAGTTGTTGCTGAAGCTACAGAAGGAGAAGCTCCTGCTGCAGAAACTGAAGAAAACACTGAAGCTTAA
- a CDS encoding nitroreductase: protein MNNASILKEIIEQRRSIFPKDYTDTEISQEVVEEIVNSATFAPNHKRTKPWRFKIFKGEEKAKLASEMQAIYKATTPEQLFLEKKYADIGFKINKANAVVSIVVNFSGMVPEWEEIAATSMAVQNMYLTCTANNIGCYWSSPKIVDELKDSLTIEENQKCLGLFYMGMV from the coding sequence ATGAATAATGCATCCATTTTAAAAGAAATTATAGAGCAAAGAAGAAGTATTTTCCCAAAAGATTATACAGACACAGAGATATCTCAGGAAGTTGTAGAGGAAATTGTAAACTCTGCTACATTTGCTCCTAATCATAAACGTACTAAACCTTGGCGTTTCAAAATATTCAAAGGAGAAGAAAAAGCAAAGCTGGCATCAGAAATGCAGGCAATCTATAAAGCAACAACTCCCGAACAACTTTTCTTGGAAAAAAAATATGCAGATATCGGTTTTAAAATTAACAAAGCCAATGCTGTGGTTTCCATCGTAGTCAATTTCAGCGGAATGGTTCCTGAATGGGAAGAAATAGCTGCTACTTCAATGGCAGTTCAGAATATGTATCTTACCTGCACTGCAAATAACATTGGATGTTACTGGAGCTCTCCCAAGATAGTAGATGAGCTGAAAGACTCTCTTACTATCGAAGAAAACCAGAAATGTCTGGGGCTTTTCTATATGGGGATGGTATAA
- a CDS encoding SRPBCC family protein — MKTLLKIIGTIIVLILIYAVIAMLAFSKDYHYEKSVIINAPKEKVWAYTGNLKGYNQWDPFSKADKNIVITYSGEGDKLGDSYHWKGDKNVGEGEQSITELVPNQKMGTKLHFIEPFEGDMKANFILTPEGSGTKVTWMIDNELSPMMKIMKPLMNENMDKMFSQGLGDLKKLAEK; from the coding sequence ATGAAAACACTCTTAAAAATTATTGGTACTATTATCGTACTGATTCTTATCTATGCTGTTATTGCCATGCTGGCTTTCAGTAAAGATTACCACTATGAAAAATCGGTTATCATTAATGCTCCAAAGGAAAAAGTATGGGCTTATACAGGTAACTTAAAAGGATACAATCAATGGGATCCTTTTTCTAAAGCTGATAAAAACATTGTAATTACGTATTCGGGAGAAGGAGATAAGTTAGGTGATTCTTATCATTGGAAAGGAGATAAAAATGTAGGTGAAGGTGAGCAGTCTATTACAGAGCTGGTACCTAATCAGAAAATGGGAACAAAACTTCACTTTATAGAACCTTTTGAAGGAGATATGAAAGCCAATTTCATTCTGACTCCTGAAGGAAGCGGTACTAAAGTGACCTGGATGATAGATAATGAGCTGTCTCCAATGATGAAGATTATGAAACCGCTGATGAACGAAAATATGGATAAGATGTTTAGCCAGGGCCTTGGTGATCTGAAGAAACTCGCTGAAAAATAA
- a CDS encoding M3 family metallopeptidase has protein sequence MNILTEKFSTPYHSAPFNSIKNEDYLPAFQDLIQKSEAEIDAIVNNPDAPTFENVIEALAYSGEQLDVVSNIFFNLNSAETSDEIQQIAQEVSPILTEYSSKISQNKALFNKIKKVYDEKEKYNLNEEQEMLLNETYKGFVRSGALLNEEDKEKLKKISMDLSLKSLQFGQNVLASTNAYFKHITSKEDLAGIPEAIIDQYAEEAKERNLEDWVVTLQYPSYIPFMTYAENRELRKELALANGKKSFDGGEFDNQNLIKELLNLKQQKAELLGYKNYADFVLEERMAKSPVKVLDFLNELLTKAKPYADKEIDELKALAKADGIQEMQGYDHAFYAEKLRKAKFDLNDEELKPYFPLNQVQDAVFGLAGQLFGLTFEERNDIPKYHEDVKVYEVKENGTYKSLLYVDYFPRKGKRAGAWMTSYKNQYKQNGENSRPHISIVCNFSKPTKDAPSLLTFQEVTTLFHEFGHALHGMMADTQYPSLSGTSVKWDFVELPSQFLENFCYEPEFLKTFAKHYKTGEVLPDEKIEKIEQSKNFMEGYQTLRQLGFGLLDMNYHTKVAELENESVKEFEDKYTKATTLYPSNSETAMSPSFSHIFQGGYSAGYYSYKWAEVLDADAFQYFKENGIFNPEIAAKYKVLLSSGGTKDPMELYKNFRGSEPKVESLLKRAFG, from the coding sequence ATGAATATTTTAACAGAAAAATTTAGCACTCCATATCATTCGGCACCGTTCAACAGTATTAAAAATGAAGATTATCTTCCTGCATTTCAGGATTTGATTCAAAAATCTGAAGCAGAAATTGATGCCATTGTCAACAATCCTGATGCCCCTACTTTCGAAAATGTAATTGAAGCTTTGGCATATTCCGGGGAACAGCTGGATGTGGTTTCTAATATTTTTTTCAATTTAAATTCTGCAGAGACCAGTGACGAAATTCAGCAGATTGCACAGGAAGTTTCTCCGATCTTAACAGAATATTCTTCAAAAATTTCTCAAAATAAAGCCCTTTTCAACAAAATCAAAAAAGTATATGATGAAAAGGAAAAATATAATCTTAATGAAGAGCAGGAAATGCTTTTGAATGAGACCTACAAAGGTTTTGTAAGAAGCGGAGCTCTGCTGAATGAGGAAGACAAAGAAAAACTAAAGAAAATCAGTATGGATCTTTCTTTAAAATCTTTACAGTTCGGACAAAATGTACTGGCCTCTACAAATGCTTATTTTAAGCATATTACCAGTAAAGAGGATCTTGCAGGAATTCCTGAAGCCATCATCGATCAATATGCTGAGGAAGCTAAAGAAAGAAATCTTGAAGACTGGGTAGTAACGTTACAATATCCAAGCTATATTCCTTTCATGACCTATGCTGAAAACCGTGAACTGAGAAAGGAACTGGCTTTAGCCAATGGTAAAAAGTCATTCGATGGTGGAGAATTTGACAATCAAAATTTAATTAAAGAGCTTTTGAATTTAAAGCAGCAGAAAGCAGAACTTCTCGGATATAAAAACTATGCAGATTTCGTACTGGAAGAAAGAATGGCTAAGTCCCCGGTAAAGGTTTTAGATTTTTTAAATGAACTTTTAACCAAAGCGAAACCTTATGCTGATAAAGAAATTGATGAATTAAAAGCTTTGGCAAAAGCCGACGGAATTCAAGAAATGCAAGGCTATGACCACGCTTTTTATGCTGAAAAACTTCGTAAGGCTAAATTTGATCTTAACGATGAAGAATTAAAACCTTATTTCCCATTAAATCAGGTACAGGATGCTGTTTTTGGGTTGGCTGGACAACTTTTCGGACTGACTTTTGAGGAAAGAAACGACATTCCAAAATACCATGAAGATGTAAAAGTATACGAAGTAAAAGAAAACGGGACTTATAAATCTCTTTTATACGTTGATTATTTCCCAAGAAAAGGGAAAAGAGCCGGAGCATGGATGACCAGCTACAAAAACCAATACAAGCAAAACGGCGAAAATTCCCGTCCGCATATTTCAATTGTCTGCAATTTCAGCAAACCTACAAAAGACGCGCCTAGCTTACTGACATTCCAGGAAGTGACTACTTTATTCCACGAATTTGGGCATGCCCTTCACGGAATGATGGCCGATACTCAATATCCTAGCCTTTCGGGAACTTCCGTAAAATGGGATTTTGTGGAACTTCCATCACAGTTTCTGGAAAATTTCTGTTATGAACCGGAATTCTTAAAAACATTTGCAAAGCATTATAAAACAGGTGAAGTCCTTCCAGACGAAAAAATTGAAAAAATAGAGCAGTCTAAAAACTTCATGGAAGGGTATCAGACTTTAAGACAACTAGGTTTTGGACTTTTGGACATGAACTATCATACAAAAGTGGCAGAACTGGAGAACGAGAGTGTAAAAGAATTTGAGGATAAATACACCAAAGCAACCACTCTTTATCCTTCCAACTCGGAAACGGCAATGAGCCCAAGTTTCTCACACATTTTCCAGGGGGGATATTCCGCAGGATATTATTCTTACAAATGGGCAGAAGTTCTGGATGCTGATGCTTTCCAATATTTCAAAGAAAACGGCATCTTCAATCCTGAGATTGCAGCCAAATATAAAGTATTGCTTTCTTCGGGAGGAACAAAAGATCCAATGGAGCTTTACAAGAATTTCAGAGGTAGTGAACCGAAAGTGGAAAGCTTGCTGAAAAGAGCATTTGGATAA
- a CDS encoding DUF1801 domain-containing protein: MTIQEQIQDYINSQPETKRNDMQELHNIILILMPECQLWFLDGKNSENKTVSNPNIGYGSYTIQYAGGKTREFYQIGMSANTTGISIYVMNISDKTYLSKTYGEKMGKASVTGYCIKFKALKDINIEILKAAILDGLKE; the protein is encoded by the coding sequence ATGACCATCCAAGAACAAATCCAGGACTATATCAACAGCCAGCCTGAAACAAAGCGTAATGATATGCAGGAACTCCACAACATCATTCTGATTCTTATGCCGGAATGCCAGCTGTGGTTTCTCGATGGTAAAAACAGCGAAAATAAAACCGTTTCCAATCCCAACATCGGATATGGATCTTATACCATACAATATGCAGGCGGAAAAACCAGAGAATTTTACCAGATCGGAATGAGTGCCAATACAACAGGGATTTCCATCTATGTTATGAATATCAGTGATAAAACTTACCTTTCAAAAACTTACGGTGAGAAGATGGGTAAAGCCAGTGTAACGGGATATTGTATTAAATTCAAAGCATTGAAAGATATCAACATTGAAATACTGAAAGCTGCAATACTGGATGGACTTAAAGAGTAA
- a CDS encoding tetratricopeptide repeat protein — MSSITLRLENVKKLQAKRWENEDHWDTLNELLVKELEEVLLIEPENTSALINIGAIYSDMGENEMALEYLKKALYFGSKDKNLFVNLAIVLVYMEKHQEDYLEYLEEAEDKTEDPLTFKAYFDPQSR; from the coding sequence ATGAGTAGTATAACATTAAGATTAGAAAACGTAAAAAAACTTCAGGCTAAAAGATGGGAAAATGAAGACCATTGGGACACTTTGAACGAGCTTTTAGTGAAAGAATTAGAGGAAGTTTTACTTATTGAACCTGAAAATACTTCAGCTTTAATCAATATTGGTGCTATTTATTCTGATATGGGAGAAAATGAAATGGCTCTGGAGTATTTAAAAAAGGCATTGTATTTTGGCTCCAAAGACAAAAATCTTTTTGTAAATCTCGCTATTGTGCTTGTTTATATGGAGAAACATCAGGAAGACTATCTGGAATACCTTGAAGAAGCTGAGGATAAAACAGAAGATCCTCTTACTTTTAAAGCTTATTTTGATCCGCAGTCCCGTTAA
- a CDS encoding YqaE/Pmp3 family membrane protein, which yields MLLAILLPFLSFMVRGKVLTGIVCLILQITLIGWLPAAIWAVLSLNNARADKRNDRLIKAMRENKR from the coding sequence ATGTTATTAGCCATATTACTGCCCTTCTTATCTTTCATGGTCCGAGGAAAAGTTCTTACAGGAATTGTCTGCCTAATCTTACAAATCACCTTGATCGGATGGCTTCCTGCTGCCATTTGGGCCGTACTTTCTTTAAATAATGCAAGAGCCGATAAAAGAAATGACAGGCTGATAAAAGCAATGCGGGAAAACAAAAGATAA
- a CDS encoding ArsR/SmtB family transcription factor produces MRRDIFQAIADPTRRAIITLIAVQAMTPNAIAEHFDTTRQAVSKHLKILTECELVIQNHQGREIYYFLEIDKMKEIDHWLEQFRKIWESRFEQLDTLLATLKSQQK; encoded by the coding sequence ATGAGAAGAGATATTTTCCAGGCTATAGCAGATCCCACACGCAGGGCTATTATTACACTGATCGCAGTACAGGCAATGACTCCAAATGCCATAGCAGAGCACTTTGATACCACCAGACAGGCCGTTTCAAAACATCTGAAAATTCTGACTGAGTGCGAATTGGTAATCCAAAATCACCAGGGAAGAGAAATTTATTACTTTTTAGAAATTGATAAAATGAAAGAAATAGATCATTGGCTGGAACAATTCAGAAAGATTTGGGAAAGCCGTTTTGAACAGCTTGACACTTTACTGGCAACATTAAAAAGCCAGCAGAAATAA
- a CDS encoding SRPBCC domain-containing protein codes for MKHHLQFDFLADKEKNTLTIRREFMANRPLVWDCYTKSELLDRWFAPKPLTTKTKSMEFREGGHWHYAMVEPDGKEYWGWIGYHKINPIDSYTSSDAFCNEQGEINAALPQAEWAVTFTDKNENTLVEIIVSYQSLTDLETIIEMGMEQGMMATLEKLDELLLTLNP; via the coding sequence ATGAAACATCATCTTCAGTTCGATTTCCTTGCAGATAAGGAAAAGAACACTTTAACAATCAGACGTGAGTTTATGGCCAACCGACCATTAGTTTGGGACTGTTACACAAAGAGTGAACTTCTTGACCGTTGGTTTGCCCCAAAGCCACTGACAACAAAAACAAAATCAATGGAATTCCGTGAAGGCGGCCACTGGCACTATGCCATGGTAGAACCAGATGGAAAAGAATATTGGGGATGGATCGGTTACCACAAGATCAACCCTATTGATTCTTATACTTCCAGCGATGCATTTTGTAATGAGCAAGGAGAAATTAATGCTGCCCTTCCCCAGGCTGAATGGGCAGTCACTTTCACGGATAAAAATGAAAACACCCTTGTAGAAATCATTGTTTCTTATCAATCCTTAACCGATCTTGAAACTATTATAGAAATGGGTATGGAACAGGGAATGATGGCCACACTGGAAAAACTTGACGAATTATTATTAACATTAAACCCATAA